One segment of Apus apus isolate bApuApu2 chromosome 1, bApuApu2.pri.cur, whole genome shotgun sequence DNA contains the following:
- the DDX3X gene encoding ATP-dependent RNA helicase DDX3X — protein sequence MSHVAVENALSLDQQFSGLDLNSSDSQSEGSSSSKGRYIPPHLRNREAAKQGFDSGGWSSSRDKDAYSSFGARSDRGAKSTFFDRGNGSRGGRYEERGRGGDYDRSGFGRFDRGGNSRWSDKSDEDDWSKPLPPSERLEQELFSGSNTGINFEKYDDIPVEATGSNCPPHIESFSDVDMGEIIMGNIELTRYTRPTPVQKHAIPIIKEKRDLMACAQTGSGKTAAFLLPILSQIYADGPGDALRAMRENGRYGRRKQYPISLVLAPTRELAVQIYEEARKFAYRSRVRPCVVYGGADIGQQIRDLERGCHLLVATPGRLVDMMERGKIGLDFCKYLVLDEADRMLDMGFEPQIRRIVEQDTMPPKGVRHTMMFSATFPKEIQMLARDFLDEYIFLAVGRVGSTSENITQKVVWVEESDKRSFLLDLLNATGKDSLTLVFVETKKGADALEDFLYHEGYACTSIHGDRSQRDREEALHQFRSGKSPILVATAVAARGLDISNVKHVINFDLPSDIEEYVHRIGRTGRVGNLGLATSFFNERNINITKDLLDLLVEAKQEVPSWLENMAYEQHHKGGGSRGRSKSSRFSGGFGARDYRTSSGSGSSSFSSSRSTSSRSGGSSSRGFGGGGYGGFYNSDGYGGNYNSQGVDWWGN from the exons ATGAGTCATGTGGCGGTGGAAAATGCCCTCAGTCTAGACCAGCAG tTTTCTGGTCTAGACTTGAATTCCTCAGACTCTCAGAGTGAAGGAAGCTCTTCAAGCA AAGGCCGATACATTCCTCCTCACTTGCGGAACAGGGAAGCTGCAAAACAGG GTTTTGATAGTGGTGGCTGGAGTTCTAGCAGAGACAAGGATGCATACAGCAGTTTTGGTGCACGGTCTGATCGTGGAGCAAAATCAACCTTCTTTGACCGTGGAAACGGATCAAGAGGAGGAAG ATATGAAGAGCGTGGAAGAGGTGGTGACTATGATAGGAGTGGCTTTGGTAGATTTGACCGTGGTGGGAACAGCCGCTGGTCTGATAAATCAGATGAAGATGACTGGTCAAAGCCTCTTCCCCCAAGTGAACGCCTGGAACA aGAGCTTTTCTCAGGAAGCAACACAGGCATTAACTTTGAGAAATATGATGACATTCCTGTTGAAGCAACAGGCAGTAACTGTCCTCCACATATTGAAAGt TTCAGTGATGTTGACATGGGAGAAATTATTATGGGAAACATTGAGCTCACACGCTATACTCGTCCTACTCCAGTCCAGAAACATGCAATACCTATTATTAAAGAAAAGAGAGACTTGATGGCCTGCGCTCAGACAG GGTCTGGGAAAACGGCTGCGTTTCTTCTACCAATATTGAGCCAGATCTATGCAGATGGCCCTGGTGATGCCTTGAGAGCTATGAGG gagaatGGAAGGTATGGACGCCGTAAGCAATACCCAATCTCACTGGTCTTGGCTCCCACTAGAGAACTGGCTGTGCAGATCTATGAGGAAGCCAGAAAG TTTGCGTACCGTTCCAGAGTTCGTCCCTGTGTTGTATATGGTGGTGCGGACATTGGTCAGCAGATACGTGACTTAGAACGTGGATGTCACTTGCTTGTAGCAACTCCAGGGCGACTGGTTGATATGATGGAGAGAGGAAAGATTGGATTGGATTTCTGCAA GTACCTGGTGCTCGATGAAGCTGACAGAATGCTTGATATGGGTTTTGAACCTCAAATTCGTAGAATTGTTGAACAAGATACTATGCCACCAAAAGGAGTTCGTCATACCATGATGTTCAGTGCTACTTTCCCCAAGGAAATTCAG atgctTGCTCGTGACTTCCTTGATGAATATATCTTTCTGGCTGTTGGCAGAGTAGGTTCCACATCTGAGAATATCACACAGAAAGTAGTATGGGTGGAAGAGTCAGACAAAAGATCATTTCTGCTTGACCTCCTAAATGCCACAG GCAAGGATTCTTTGACTCTGGTGTTCGTTGAAACTAAAAAGGGTGCAGATGCTCTTGAGGACTTCTTGTACCATGAAGGATACGCCTGTACAAGTATACATGGAGATCGCTCTcaaagagacagagaggaagCACTGCACCAATTCCGTTCAGGAAAAAGTCCAATTCTTGTTGCCACAGCA GTAGCTGCAAGAGGACTGGATATATCAAATGTAAAGCATGTAATAAACTTCGACTTGCCAAGTGACATTGAAGAATATGTACATCGTATTGGTCGTACAGGCCGAGTGGGAAACCTCG GTCTTGCCACCTCATTCTTCAATGAGAGGAACATAAATATTACGAAGGACTTGCTTGACCTTCTTGTTGAGGCTAAGCAAGAAGTACCATCTTGGCTGGAAAACATGGCTTATGAACAGCATCACAAAGGAGGTGGCAGCCGTGGGCGATCTAAGAG CAGTAGATTCAGTGGAGGATTTGGTGCCAGAGACTATAGAACAAGTAGCGGTTCTGGCAGCAGTAGCTTTAGTAGCAGCCGATCAACCAGCAGCCGCAGTGGAGGAAGTAGCAGCAGAGGATTTGGAG GTGGTGGTTATGGAGGCTTCTACAACAGTGATGGATATGGAGGAAACTATAACTCACAGGGGGTTGACTGGTGGGGCAACTGA